In Candidatus Pantoea floridensis, the genomic window TGCTGGGCTAGCATTGAGTTCGCGTGCAATGGTGGGCAAGGCTACATTAGCGATGGCGCCATCAAGTACCGCCATCATGATGCCAAGCGCAATGGTGATTATCGCGCCATAGCGCTGGGGAACGGGTAAACCATCCTGAGAAACGGTTAAAGACATAAGTTAGATAAATGAAGGGGGTGAATATCATCATGCTAATCAATTCGCTGGCGAAAAGCACCGCATTCATTGACATAAAATTACGTGTGAATGTGTCACTGAGTCTGGGTCGTTGCCGCCAGCGATGGGAAACGCATATACTGACGATTCTGTTCCGTTTTTTTTGAAACACTTTCAAAAAAGGATACGCGCCATGGCGAGTAGCGAAAATGACAAACAGCCGGACTCCGTTTCATCAGTAATGAAGGTGTTTGGCATTTTACAGGCGCTGGGGGAAGAGCGCGATCACGGTATTACTGAATTATCCCAACGCGTTATGATGTCGAAGAGCACCGTTTATCGCTTTCTGCAGACCATGAAGTCGCTCGGCTACGTGGCGCAGGAAGGGGAGAGTGAGAAATATTCGCTGACTCTCAAACTGTTTGAACTCGGTGCCAAAGCCCTACAGAACGTTGATCTGATTCGTAGTGCAGATATTGAGATGCGCGAACTCTCGCGCTTAACGAAAGAAACCATTCATCTTGGTGCGCTGGAAGAAGACAGCATCGTCTACATCCACAAAATCGATTCGCTGTATAATTTGCGAATGTATTCCCGCATAGGTCGCCGTAATCCATTGCATACCACGGCAATTGGGAAAGTGCTGCTTGCCTGGCGTGAGCGCGCTGAAGTGCAGGAAATTCTAAACGAAGTAGAGTTTCGTCGCAGCACAGCGAAAACCATT contains:
- the kdgR gene encoding DNA-binding transcriptional regulator KdgR, yielding MASSENDKQPDSVSSVMKVFGILQALGEERDHGITELSQRVMMSKSTVYRFLQTMKSLGYVAQEGESEKYSLTLKLFELGAKALQNVDLIRSADIEMRELSRLTKETIHLGALEEDSIVYIHKIDSLYNLRMYSRIGRRNPLHTTAIGKVLLAWRERAEVQEILNEVEFRRSTAKTIVTAEALLAVLDQVKDQGFGEDNEEQEEGLRCIAVPVFDRFGVVIAGLSISFPTIRFSEEAKNEYVAMLHRAARNLSEQMGYHTYPF